CCCTCACAGGATCTTCCAGAGAGCCACGGATTGCAGCTCGCGCAATCCTTACCCATCCAGCCAGATTATCAATAACTTATCATGACGGCGTCTATCGACCGTGCCCACCAAGGCCCCCACACCGGCCGCTCACCGGTCGCGCGGACGCTTGGGGATCGCCATCATGCTGAACAGGAAGGAGTTGAAGGTAAACTGGAGGCTGTTGACCAGCACGACCAGCCCGAAGAACAGCGGCCGGACTGCCTGGAGTTCGCCGAATCCGCTCGAGACCCACTTCCAGACCACTCCGCCGGCAAAGACCAGCCCGAGGACGACGCCCACCGCCCCGATCAGCAACGCCTTCTCCAGAGTGAAATGGCGCAGCAGCCAGGCGATCAGCTTGTCATCCTTCTGGAAGTGCTCGGTGAATGAGTACGCCTTGCCCAGCACGCCGAGACAGAGCACCTGTACGCTCACAATGGTAAGAAAACCGCCAACGAGCATAAAATGGATGTCAAACACCCGCCCGTTGATGACCACAGGCCCCCAGGCCAGCCTCGCCATGATGACGAAACCGATCAGGAACAGGATCACGCCGGGCACGATGAACAGGTGGTCGGGGCTGTACAGGAACATGAACCGCAGATGGCGCCAGCCGTCCCGGAACGTCCGCAGCTTCGAGTCGCCCGCCCGCGCGCCATAGTCAATGGGGATCTCGAGCATTCTGAGCTTCGCCCGCGCGGCGTGGATCACCATCTCGGAGGCGAACTCCATCCCCGTGGTCTGGAGTTCCATCCGGTCGTACGCCTCGCGCGTGAAGGAGCGCATCCCACAATGGGCATCGCCGATCGCGGTCTTGAACATCCCCCGCAGCACGGCCGAGAGTACGGGATTGCCCACATAGCGGTGCAGCGTGGGCATCGCCCCCTTGGCCATCCGGCCCTCGAACCGGTTGCCGATGACGAAGTCGTACCCGTCGCGCAACGGTTTGATGAACCGCTCGATGGTGTGGAAATCGTACGTGCCGTCAGCGTCGCCGATCACAATGTAACGGCCGCGCGCCGCCTCGATGCCCGTCTGGTAGGCGCTCCCGTAGCCTCGCCGCGCCTCGTGCACCACGCGCGCCCCGTGCGCACAGGCGATCTCGGCGCTGCCGTCTTCGGAGCCGTTGTCGGCCACCACGACTTCGCCCCGGATGCCCGCCTCCGCGAGCGCGTTCCGGGCGCTGTCGACACAGGCAGCGATACCCTGACGCTCGTTCAGACACGGCATCACCACCGAGACCTCAACCGTCGCCTCGGCAAGCTGGCTTGCTGTTTCGGGTGCCGCGTTCTCTACAACCACTATCGGTAGCCATCCCCTGGACAGGACCAGTCCTACTCTGTGCCCCTCCCGCGCCGATGTAAAGGCTTTTCAGCCCGCCGGCCCGCGCTGCCGTCTGTTGCCAGCGAATGCCGGAGCCAAAAACGCCTTTACTTGGCGTTGTTGGTGACGTAGTAGTACATAGGGGACCGGGAGCGGCCCCACGCTTCGGCAACAATGGAGGGATCAACCGCCATGAAGCTCATCGTCACATACCGCGTCCTGCTCGCCGCGTGCCTCGTCGCCGCCGCCGTCCACGGCGCCGCCGCCGCCTTCGGCGCCACCGCCGTGGTCACCGACAAGGCCAACGTCCATAAGTCGCCTCAGGAGGTCATCGATTCGCTCACGGCCGGCACCAAGGTCGTCACCGGCCGGGTCAACGGCCTCTGGGTCGAGATCCAATACACCAAGGAGAACGAGACGCAGGCCCGCACCGGATGGGTCCAAGCCGCCTTCCTCGAACCGATGCAGGAAGGCTACGACGCCGCCGTGTCGGGCCACTGCATCGTTCACGCGCAGGATCCGCGCAGCCTCGACCGTTTCGACCTCAAGGCCATCGAGAGCTACTACAGCGCCATCAGGGGCGACTTGGTCAACGCCCAGGGCGAGCCGGAATTCACGCCCAACGTCAAGCTCCGCGTCTACCTGCTCGACAAGGCCACGTTCGCCCCGCTGGCCAAGAGCGCCGGCGAGCCGGATGACTCGATCGCCTTCAGCCCCACGGTGGGCAGCGTCTACCTCGACTTCAGCCTTCGCAACACGGCCACGGCCATGAAAGCGGAGATCGTCCGCCAGATGTCCCGGCTTGTGCTCCTGGACTACGCCGCGCAGCCGCTGGGGCGCCAGGGCGCCGGTGCGCCGCTGCCCTTGTGGCTT
The nucleotide sequence above comes from Verrucomicrobiota bacterium. Encoded proteins:
- a CDS encoding glycosyltransferase family 2 protein codes for the protein MVVENAAPETASQLAEATVEVSVVMPCLNERQGIAACVDSARNALAEAGIRGEVVVADNGSEDGSAEIACAHGARVVHEARRGYGSAYQTGIEAARGRYIVIGDADGTYDFHTIERFIKPLRDGYDFVIGNRFEGRMAKGAMPTLHRYVGNPVLSAVLRGMFKTAIGDAHCGMRSFTREAYDRMELQTTGMEFASEMVIHAARAKLRMLEIPIDYGARAGDSKLRTFRDGWRHLRFMFLYSPDHLFIVPGVILFLIGFVIMARLAWGPVVINGRVFDIHFMLVGGFLTIVSVQVLCLGVLGKAYSFTEHFQKDDKLIAWLLRHFTLEKALLIGAVGVVLGLVFAGGVVWKWVSSGFGELQAVRPLFFGLVVLVNSLQFTFNSFLFSMMAIPKRPRDR